Proteins encoded in a region of the Salipiger sp. CCB-MM3 genome:
- a CDS encoding EVE domain-containing protein — translation MRYWLFKSEPSTWSWDDQVAKGEAGEEWDGVRNYQARNFMREMALGDRGFFYHSQKEKAVVGIVEICAEAHPDSKADDPRWECVDIKAIEKLPTPVTLDEIKGDPALSEMALIKQSRLSVQPVTEAEFQHICAKGGLKA, via the coding sequence ATGAGATACTGGCTCTTCAAGTCCGAGCCCTCGACCTGGTCATGGGATGACCAGGTCGCAAAGGGCGAGGCGGGCGAGGAATGGGACGGGGTCCGCAACTATCAGGCCCGCAACTTCATGCGCGAGATGGCGCTTGGGGATCGCGGCTTTTTCTACCATTCGCAGAAGGAGAAGGCCGTCGTCGGCATCGTCGAGATCTGCGCCGAGGCGCATCCCGACAGCAAGGCCGATGACCCGCGCTGGGAATGCGTGGACATCAAGGCCATCGAGAAACTACCCACACCGGTGACGCTCGACGAGATCAAGGGCGATCCGGCGCTGTCCGAGATGGCGCTGATCAAACAGTCGCGCCTGTCGGTGCAGCCGGTGACCGAGGCCGAGTTCCAGCACATCTGCGCCAAAGGCGGCCTGAAGGCCTGA
- a CDS encoding DUF2853 family protein, which translates to MGKRDDLIEKYAEDLRSKCGVEPDMDLLTKVTIGCGPSIYDADASTVASSQDHELETVKDNFLIKKLGLDDGPELMDAIHSVVETYGHSERNKYRAVVYYLLVKHFGKEAVYG; encoded by the coding sequence ATGGGCAAGAGAGACGATCTGATCGAAAAATACGCCGAGGACCTGCGCAGCAAATGCGGTGTCGAGCCGGACATGGATCTGCTGACCAAGGTCACCATCGGCTGCGGCCCGTCGATCTATGACGCTGATGCCTCGACCGTCGCCTCCAGTCAGGATCACGAACTGGAAACAGTGAAAGACAACTTCCTGATCAAGAAGCTTGGGCTCGACGACGGGCCGGAGCTGATGGATGCGATCCATTCGGTGGTCGAGACCTATGGCCATTCCGAGCGCAACAAGTACCGCGCCGTGGTCTATTACCTGCTGGTCAAGCATTTCGGCAAAGAGGCGGTCTACGGCTGA
- the tsaD gene encoding tRNA (adenosine(37)-N6)-threonylcarbamoyltransferase complex transferase subunit TsaD yields MAELTILGLESSCDDTAAAVLRGREILSSVVLGQAELHAAFGGVVPEIAARAHAEKLDLAVEQALVQAGVPVGELDAIAVTSGPGLIGGVLSGVMMAKGIAAATGKPLIGVNHLAGHALTPRLTDDLAYPYLMLLVSGGHCQFLVVRGPQEFTRLGGTIDDAPGEAFDKTARLLGLPQPGGPSVEEEAQKGDEKRFRFPRPLLDREGCDLSFSGLKTALLRMRDKLIDEQGGLHAQDRADLCAGFQAAVRDVLAEKTKRALRLYLEGNPAQPALAVAGGVAANKALRGALESLCDAHGVSFTAPPLRLCTDNAAMIAYAGGELLAAGERSDMTLAARPRWPLDKSAAPLLGSGKKGAKA; encoded by the coding sequence ATGGCTGAACTGACGATCCTCGGGCTGGAAAGCAGCTGCGACGACACCGCGGCGGCGGTGCTGCGCGGGCGGGAGATCCTGTCTTCGGTGGTGCTTGGGCAGGCCGAACTGCATGCGGCCTTTGGCGGCGTGGTGCCCGAGATCGCCGCCCGCGCCCATGCCGAGAAGCTCGATCTGGCGGTGGAACAGGCCTTGGTGCAGGCCGGTGTGCCCGTGGGCGAGCTTGACGCCATTGCCGTCACCTCCGGCCCCGGGCTGATCGGCGGCGTGCTGTCGGGCGTGATGATGGCCAAGGGCATCGCCGCCGCCACCGGCAAGCCGCTCATCGGGGTGAACCACCTCGCGGGCCATGCGCTGACGCCGCGGCTGACCGATGATCTGGCCTATCCCTATCTGATGCTGCTGGTCTCGGGCGGGCACTGCCAGTTCCTTGTGGTGCGCGGCCCGCAGGAGTTCACCCGGCTTGGCGGCACCATCGACGACGCGCCGGGCGAGGCGTTCGACAAGACCGCACGCCTGCTTGGCCTGCCGCAGCCCGGCGGCCCTTCGGTCGAGGAAGAGGCCCAAAAGGGCGACGAGAAACGCTTCCGCTTCCCAAGGCCGCTGCTCGACCGCGAGGGCTGCGATCTGTCCTTCTCGGGTCTGAAGACCGCACTGCTGCGCATGCGCGACAAGCTGATCGACGAACAGGGCGGGCTGCACGCGCAGGACCGCGCCGATCTTTGCGCCGGGTTTCAGGCGGCGGTGCGCGACGTGCTGGCCGAGAAGACCAAGCGCGCATTGCGGCTCTATCTCGAAGGCAATCCCGCCCAGCCCGCGCTTGCCGTGGCGGGCGGTGTCGCGGCCAACAAGGCTCTGCGCGGGGCGCTCGAGAGCCTGTGCGACGCGCATGGCGTCAGTTTCACCGCGCCGCCGCTGCGGCTGTGCACCGATAATGCCGCGATGATCGCCTATGCGGGCGGCGAGCTTCTGGCGGCGGGCGAACGCTCGGACATGACGCTGGCCGCGCGCCCGCGCTGGCCGCTCGACAAATCGGCGGCCCCGCTTCTCGGCTCGGGCAAGAAAGGCGCCAAAGCATGA
- a CDS encoding DUF1761 domain-containing protein, which yields MDLISVIVAALAGWLFGAGWYMSLSKPWLAASGIECDASGKPKNGSPLPFVLSAIAMLLVAGMMRHIFHMAGIASPGAGLVAGLGIGLFFIAPWIMINNAYGQRPFKLTLIDGGYATFGCAVIGLVLGLF from the coding sequence ATGGACTTGATCAGCGTGATCGTCGCGGCATTGGCTGGCTGGCTCTTCGGCGCGGGCTGGTACATGAGTCTATCGAAGCCTTGGCTCGCAGCCTCTGGCATAGAGTGCGACGCTTCGGGCAAGCCGAAGAACGGCAGCCCCCTGCCCTTTGTGCTATCGGCCATCGCGATGCTGCTGGTGGCGGGCATGATGCGGCACATCTTTCATATGGCGGGCATCGCCAGCCCCGGTGCCGGTCTGGTCGCGGGGCTGGGCATCGGCCTTTTCTTCATCGCGCCGTGGATCATGATCAACAACGCCTACGGCCAGCGGCCCTTCAAGCTGACGCTGATCGACGGCGGCTATGCGACTTTTGGCTGCGCGGTGATCGGGCTGGTGCTCGGTCTGTTCTAG
- a CDS encoding YciI family protein, which translates to MLVALIAKDKAGALQIRKDTRAEHLAYIERTGVVAQAGPLLDDAGEMAGSLVILDVEDMAAAQEWADKDPYALAGLFESVTLTAWKKVIG; encoded by the coding sequence ATGCTCGTCGCACTTATCGCCAAGGACAAAGCCGGTGCCCTGCAGATCCGCAAGGACACCCGCGCCGAACACCTCGCCTATATCGAGCGCACCGGCGTGGTCGCGCAGGCCGGTCCGCTGCTGGATGATGCGGGCGAGATGGCGGGCAGCCTGGTGATCCTCGACGTCGAGGATATGGCCGCCGCGCAGGAGTGGGCCGACAAAGACCCCTATGCGCTCGCCGGTCTGTTCGAGAGCGTCACCCTGACCGCGTGGAAAAAAGTCATCGGCTGA
- a CDS encoding uroporphyrinogen-III synthase: protein MPDTQPLLLLTRPRAASERFVQELAEEGISGFTPVISPLIEVEPTGPLPQMEGITGLIFTSANGVRAYAELGGAPLPLCYAVGEATARAARDLGMVPRVAGGDAESLLAAILADAPGGQLLHLRGTHARGDLAARLGAAGQPCLEAVIYDQPTRPLTAEAIAALQGRLPVVVPLFSPRTARIFVEAVAAVSATAPLFAAYMSAEVAGACSGHYVLDSDIVSRPEGQLMRKSVGKLLECARPLVERAGSVESYQRDAGSGRDPRATD, encoded by the coding sequence ATGCCCGACACCCAGCCTCTCCTGCTGCTCACCCGCCCGCGCGCGGCCTCCGAGCGGTTCGTGCAGGAGCTGGCCGAGGAGGGCATCAGCGGCTTCACCCCCGTTATCAGCCCGTTGATCGAGGTCGAGCCTACGGGCCCGCTGCCGCAGATGGAGGGGATCACCGGGCTGATCTTCACCTCTGCCAACGGTGTGCGCGCCTATGCCGAACTGGGCGGGGCGCCGCTGCCGCTGTGCTATGCGGTGGGTGAGGCCACGGCGCGGGCGGCGCGTGATCTGGGCATGGTGCCGCGCGTGGCCGGGGGCGATGCCGAGTCGCTGCTTGCGGCGATCCTCGCCGACGCGCCGGGCGGCCAGCTTCTGCATCTGCGCGGCACCCATGCGCGCGGCGATCTGGCGGCCCGGCTGGGCGCGGCGGGCCAACCCTGCCTTGAGGCGGTGATCTACGACCAGCCGACTCGCCCGCTGACCGCCGAGGCGATTGCCGCGCTGCAGGGCAGGCTTCCGGTGGTAGTGCCGCTTTTTTCACCGCGAACTGCCCGGATTTTTGTGGAAGCCGTAGCGGCCGTTAGCGCAACCGCGCCGCTTTTCGCCGCATACATGAGCGCAGAGGTGGCCGGAGCTTGCTCTGGCCACTATGTTCTCGACTCAGACATTGTTTCGCGACCCGAGGGGCAGCTGATGCGTAAGTCGGTGGGAAAGCTTCTAGAATGCGCGCGACCGCTTGTAGAGCGCGCCGGGTCTGTGGAAAGTTATCAACGTGACGCAGGGTCCGGCAGGGACCCGCGCGCGACAGATTGA
- a CDS encoding COG4223 family protein, translating to MADEKKPKTGVDENTERDEGLTPETEPTQSEISEGETSEESVTASTGDDTLAAEVQNAATNDTEDADADDSLAGADTERAEGDDTLSEADTVGEGDPLSGDDTLAVSNEDDTVAHEPANSMESIHSVGEAVELDADEDTPAQAEDTLGSAGADTVVVEEERIDPASDPMAREPVSPEPAATVPPQVIQEKVIERKGGFVPMVVGGIIAAALGWGASAYQSGTFPFGDASGAFEEETRAALADQSQQIDALGATLEDTASQVGGIDLTDLENSAVDLGQRMANAEGSAASLSEQVAQLQTRIEDMQNQWLSESVSPEAMAAYEKALADVRTAIETQRAEVEQMTQEAMQAREAASDQALTAESRSALADIETALRDGAPYAEALATLQENGVDVPEGLSAPAGDGVPTLSALEADFPPAARDALSAARRAEATNEDTTSRVATFFANQLGARSVEPRAGDDPDAVLSRAEAALRSGDLGAVLSEVAALPEPAQQELSDWVASAEKRKAALDGADAVAQTLNQN from the coding sequence GTGGCCGACGAGAAGAAGCCAAAGACCGGCGTCGATGAAAACACGGAACGGGATGAGGGCCTGACGCCCGAGACCGAGCCCACCCAAAGCGAGATCTCGGAGGGTGAGACCTCCGAGGAGAGCGTGACCGCATCCACGGGCGACGACACGCTGGCCGCCGAGGTGCAGAACGCTGCCACCAACGATACCGAAGATGCGGATGCGGACGACAGTCTTGCCGGGGCCGATACGGAGCGGGCCGAGGGTGACGACACGCTGAGCGAGGCCGATACCGTCGGTGAAGGCGATCCGCTCTCTGGCGATGATACGCTGGCTGTCTCGAACGAAGACGACACGGTCGCGCATGAGCCGGCGAACTCGATGGAATCCATCCACTCGGTGGGCGAAGCGGTCGAACTTGACGCGGATGAGGACACACCGGCGCAGGCCGAGGACACACTGGGGTCCGCCGGTGCCGACACTGTCGTGGTCGAGGAAGAGCGGATCGACCCCGCCTCCGACCCGATGGCGCGCGAGCCTGTCTCGCCCGAACCCGCCGCCACCGTGCCGCCGCAGGTGATCCAAGAGAAGGTGATCGAGCGCAAGGGCGGCTTCGTGCCCATGGTCGTCGGCGGCATCATCGCCGCGGCGCTCGGCTGGGGCGCGTCGGCCTATCAGTCCGGCACCTTCCCCTTTGGCGACGCCTCCGGCGCCTTCGAGGAAGAGACCCGCGCCGCATTGGCCGATCAGTCCCAGCAGATCGACGCGCTTGGCGCGACGCTCGAGGACACCGCCTCGCAGGTTGGCGGCATCGACCTCACCGATCTGGAGAACTCCGCCGTCGATCTCGGCCAGCGCATGGCCAATGCCGAGGGCAGTGCCGCCTCGCTGAGCGAGCAGGTGGCGCAGCTGCAGACCCGGATCGAGGACATGCAGAACCAATGGCTTTCGGAATCGGTCTCGCCCGAGGCCATGGCGGCCTATGAAAAGGCGCTGGCCGATGTGCGCACCGCGATCGAGACGCAGCGCGCCGAGGTCGAGCAGATGACGCAGGAGGCCATGCAGGCCCGCGAAGCCGCCTCGGATCAGGCGCTGACCGCCGAGTCGCGCTCGGCGCTGGCCGATATCGAGACCGCGTTGCGCGACGGGGCCCCCTATGCCGAGGCGCTGGCCACGCTGCAGGAAAACGGTGTCGATGTGCCCGAGGGGCTGAGCGCCCCGGCGGGTGACGGTGTGCCGACGCTTTCGGCGCTCGAGGCCGACTTCCCGCCCGCCGCGCGCGATGCGCTTTCGGCGGCGCGCCGGGCCGAGGCGACCAATGAGGACACCACCAGCCGCGTTGCCACCTTCTTTGCCAATCAGCTTGGCGCGCGCTCGGTAGAGCCGCGCGCGGGCGACGATCCCGATGCCGTCCTGTCGCGCGCCGAAGCGGCGCTGCGCTCGGGCGATCTTGGCGCGGTGCTGAGCGAGGTTGCGGCATTGCCGGAACCCGCGCAACAAGAACTCTCGGACTGGGTCGCCAGCGCCGAGAAGCGCAAGGCCGCACTCGACGGGGCCGATGCCGTCGCACAAACTCTGAACCAGAACTGA
- a CDS encoding NAD(P)H-dependent glycerol-3-phosphate dehydrogenase translates to MIGVLGAGAFGTALAVALARDGRKVMLWGRNAETMAEMACTRQTARLPGVTLPESIEITADLPRTAEAETLLLSVPMQTLSAVLGSIESSLEGQKLVACCKGIDLATTTGPSHVIAHAKPDALPAILTGPSFAADIARGLPTALTLACEDAEAGLVLQHVLSTKTLRLYRSLDVTGAEVGGALKNVMAIACGACIGAGLGDSARAALMTRGFAEMTRLAVHLGAKPETITGLSGLGDLALTCTSDLSRNYRYGQSLGRTEGFDPSVTVEGAATARAVTALATREGIAMPISAVVAGLTEGRVTIAEALDELLSRPLKEE, encoded by the coding sequence ATGATCGGCGTGCTTGGCGCTGGCGCGTTCGGCACCGCTCTGGCCGTGGCGCTGGCCCGTGATGGCCGCAAGGTGATGCTCTGGGGCCGCAACGCCGAGACGATGGCCGAAATGGCCTGCACCCGCCAGACCGCGCGCCTGCCCGGCGTAACCCTGCCCGAAAGCATCGAGATCACCGCCGATCTGCCGCGCACCGCCGAAGCCGAGACGCTGCTTCTGTCGGTGCCAATGCAGACGCTTTCCGCCGTATTGGGGTCGATCGAGAGCTCTCTCGAAGGGCAAAAGCTGGTCGCCTGCTGCAAGGGCATCGATCTGGCCACCACCACCGGGCCCAGCCATGTGATCGCCCACGCCAAGCCCGACGCCCTGCCCGCAATCCTCACCGGCCCCAGCTTTGCCGCCGACATCGCGCGCGGCCTGCCGACGGCGCTGACGCTCGCCTGCGAGGACGCCGAGGCTGGGCTGGTGCTGCAGCATGTGCTCTCGACCAAGACGCTGCGGCTCTATCGCAGCCTCGATGTCACCGGGGCCGAGGTTGGCGGCGCGCTGAAGAACGTCATGGCCATCGCCTGCGGCGCCTGCATCGGCGCCGGTCTGGGCGACAGCGCCCGCGCCGCGCTGATGACCCGCGGCTTTGCGGAGATGACCCGCCTTGCGGTGCACCTGGGGGCGAAACCAGAGACGATTACGGGGCTTTCGGGCCTTGGCGATCTGGCGCTCACCTGCACTTCGGACCTGTCGCGCAACTATCGCTATGGCCAGTCGCTGGGCCGCACTGAGGGTTTCGATCCGTCGGTGACGGTCGAGGGCGCCGCAACCGCACGCGCGGTCACTGCGTTGGCCACGCGCGAGGGGATCGCCATGCCGATCTCTGCCGTTGTCGCCGGTCTGACCGAGGGACGCGTTACCATTGCCGAAGCTCTGGATGAGCTTCTTTCCAGACCCCTGAAGGAGGAATGA
- a CDS encoding universal stress protein, whose product MATETFVVAYENKEGDDGLLDYAIARAKKDNAALLLVHILEWSPYKFLTPQELEERHGRRKEELKRAQEVILDPAMAKVKDAGLEVDCRIRYGSVVELVAEIATEAEASMIIVGRSGTQSMTARIFGSVPLGLAQIATVPTVIVP is encoded by the coding sequence ATGGCAACTGAGACGTTTGTCGTCGCCTACGAGAACAAGGAAGGTGATGACGGCCTGCTCGACTATGCGATCGCGCGGGCCAAGAAGGACAATGCGGCATTGCTGCTTGTCCATATTCTGGAATGGTCGCCCTACAAGTTCCTCACACCGCAGGAGCTTGAAGAGCGGCACGGACGGCGCAAGGAAGAGTTGAAACGCGCGCAGGAGGTCATCCTCGATCCGGCGATGGCCAAGGTGAAGGACGCCGGGCTCGAGGTCGATTGCCGCATCCGATACGGCTCTGTGGTCGAACTGGTGGCAGAGATCGCCACCGAGGCGGAGGCCTCGATGATCATCGTCGGCCGCTCCGGCACGCAATCCATGACGGCGCGCATCTTTGGCTCGGTCCCTCTGGGGCTGGCACAGATTGCCACCGTGCCAACCGTCATCGTGCCGTGA